In the genome of Cydia strobilella chromosome Z, ilCydStro3.1, whole genome shotgun sequence, one region contains:
- the LOC134753735 gene encoding uncharacterized protein LOC134753735, translated as MMKLHKTPVRGSATGLQSMKTSINSMVQCELQSRFDTDFNLNINAFVLPTRVTSELPSQTLTKTHHAWQHLNGLDLADPNYHQPGRVDMLLGVKVYAQILLNGLIKGPPGSPCTQITSLGWIVFGDAEGNSSKNIIVMHHKLDLNLLVKNMWELDSAEKPELTADEKLCETIYANTTTRTKEGRYIVRLPTRTEKIKPTEGQTKDIALRRFKQLERKFEKDEEFKKEYTKVIEEYTTLKHIEEVPDTEIDAPSVYLPHLAVIRNDKDTSKVRAVFDASSKGINNISLNEELLVGPQLQEDLRNIIMRWRMKKICFVADIQKMYRQILVTKQDADLQRILWRKCAADPIKEYRLLRVTFGTASAPYLAVKTLQRYAEDEGKHHPVAAKTIKEDFYMDDLISGQDNTEDAVDVAKNIANILKNGGFNLQKWSSNSTSFLKQFPPDERNSNVNMAINLDGTVRALGITWNMGEDSFQYKLELPRQPITNTKRNILAEMQKLFDPLGWLAPSIIQAKMLIQKLWLHRSSWDDEVEPEIKKEWLNIRHNFENLKDVNIPRWLHITKLRLDQTTIHGFSDASTKAYAAVAYLREETEEGEIKTNIVAAKVRVSPVKPVSLPRLELCGAALLAKLLKQIREAMRIPESQVFAWTDSTIG; from the coding sequence ATGATGAAACTACACAAGACACCGGTCAGGGGTTCAGCCACAGGACTGCAATCAATGAAGACTTCAATCAACAGTATGGTACAGTGTGAGCTTCAGTCAAGATTTGACACTGATTTCAACCTAAACATCAATGCATTTGTCTTACCTACTCGAGTAACCTCTGAACTTCCATCACAAACACTTACCAAGACTCACCACGCTTGGCAGCACCTTAATGGACTCGATCTGGCAGACCCGAACTACCATCAACCAGGTCGAGTAGACATGCTTCTAGGCGTTAAGGTCTATGCACAAATTTTACTGAACGGCTTAATCAAAGGTCCTCCAGGCTCACCATGTACACAAATTACAAGCCTTGGATGGATTGTGTTCGGAGACGCTGAAGGCAAttcttcaaaaaatattattgtcatGCATCACAAACTCGACTTAAACCTTCTGGTAAAAAACATGTGGGAACTGGATTCAGCAGAAAAACCAGAACTTACAGCAGATGAGAAACTTTGTGAAACTATTTATGCAAATACAACTACCAGGACAAAAGAAGGAAGATATATAGTGAGACTCCCCACAAGAACAGAGAAAATTAAGCCAACAGAAGGACAAACAAAGGACATAGcactgagaagattcaaacaactagaacgaaaatttgaaAAGGACGAAGAATTCaaaaaggaatacaccaaagTCATAGAAGAATATACAACATTGAAGCACATAGAAGAAGTTCCAGACACTGAAATAGACGCCCCATCAGTATATCTCCCACATCTTGCTGTGATTAGGAACGACAAAGACACATCTAAAGTGAGAGCTGTGTTCGATGCTTCATCTAAAggcataaacaatatttcacttaATGAAGAGCTACTGGTGGGTCCACAGCTTCAAGAAGATTTAAGGAACATAATCATGAGATGGCGTATGAAGAAAATCTGCTTCGTTGCAGACATACAGAAAATGTATCGTCAAATTTTGGTTACAAAACAAGATGCAGATCTGCAGCGTATACTTTGGCGCAAATGTGCAGCAGACCCTATTAAAGAATACCGCCTGCTTCGTGTCACGTTTGGTACAGCATCTGCACCATACTTAGCtgtgaaaacattacaaaggTACGCAGAAGACGAAGGAAAACATCACCCAGTAGCTGCAAAAACGATTAAAGAAGATTtctacatggatgacctcattTCGGGCCAAGATAACACAGAAGACGCTGTAGATGTAGccaaaaatattgcaaatattCTGAAAAACGGAGGATTTAATCTGCAGAAATGGTCTTCTAATAGCACCAGCTTTTTGAAGCAATTCCCACCGGATGAGAGAAACAGCAATGTAAACATGGCTATCAACCTTGACGGAACTGTACGTGCACTGGGTATCACTTGGAACATGGGTGAAGACAGTTTTCAGTATAAACTTGAACTACCCCGGCAGCCGATAACTAATACAAAGAGAAACATACTAGCAGAGATGCAAAAACTATTCGATCCTTTAGGATGGTTGGCACCAAGCATAATTCAAGCCAAGATGCTTATCCAGAAACTTTGGTTGCACCGATCAAGTTGGGATGATGAAGTAGaacctgaaataaaaaaagaatggTTAAACATAAGACACAATTTTGAAAACTTAAAGGACGTCAATATACCAAGATGGCTGCACATAACTAAACTTAGACTAGATCAAACTACGATACATGGATTTTCTGATGCATCTACAAAGGCTTATGCAGCTGTCGCTTATTTAAGAGAAGAAACTGAAGAAGGTGAAATCAAGACGAATATCGTAGCTGCTAAAGTCCGTGTAAGTCCAGTGAAGCCAGTATCTTTGCCACGATTAGAACTATGTGGCGCTGCGCTACTGGCAAAGCTGCTTAAACAAATTAGAGAAGCCATGAGAATCCCTGAAAGCCAAGTGTTCGCATGGACTGACTCaacaattgggtag